The following proteins are co-located in the Corynebacterium kalinowskii genome:
- a CDS encoding SpaA isopeptide-forming pilin-related protein has protein sequence MNKRNPIQHHTMLKENSMKVTKRLTTCILGIFGALVLVLGVSSFVVSQVPEVQAQTTYQTIPSHIDKNNSSKAKGNYLYVNVVMDGSGPIQRVEIPLNSSTSLTVNTCSLTVETAEISNCIYDNAGKKIIIDFKSSLNGGSDFIGNSGDVLNFTIGFKTYIQGTVFKSDMADGVYLTPSNFPGDSKVLSTQSASAAPSFKVAKTGLTTSPVNVAANTAAIFKYNISVSNTTGGTGPIPNPLVDTPKVPTGFTINSVTFANGTSAVSASQSGGSYSIAASALGSFAANETKNITVTVTATPNTTVEKDIATSPSKYQCSSLANGDGAWNEASMNGESDSAGTSNNSACIKLQAAASTTTTTTPVPPTTTVPATPTTTTSVPTTPQIPPSATYQTVDSYIDMSKYPAYAIYDQLYLDVVSNGEGEVKAITIDFPDNLDFTLKDVGLKVGYGDFNGFVDSWTRDPKTGLITVNFKPGLQTYEGQRFSFNFNFHQYFTNGTSTVKFPADFTDNSTIYLTAPVTAPGAAFQLEKRASTTTPVALEGAKQTTLAYEIEVTNVGDLGGKLPAGILDGLQLPNGMTIDGAAFSLNGSNIATTINGSNFEISPAALGEFAAGETKTIAVEVKATPDANLAKDVAANPKNYTCGDIAKKDGLWNKVSLVGERDTSLKAVTNNSACIRPFSTANTGPDLETVLDDISYLPDSLQNPPLQQRCGQNVAIIFDVSTSIGSTGLSNVKNAGNSIVDALAGTSANIGLFNFATNAPYVESAVQKTPLSMQDATNVGTLKDKIGSLSIPGTFEGGTNWEGGLQQVLNSGVHYDAVYFVTDGQPTTSMSRTDSPANGKGDLDYGLYTHTSEVAAAIDVANQLKLSGTHIEAITVNLPTKTEILLKESVYIYAQAGTDDNWTDGKFWVDNVNFSGLLSNAVDGGSSKIKQYPGSGQWSTSTDVTRDESLWADGRMSPADMMNHVVGPNQLDGSKYAVSPVGDFTKMAAQLRNLIVGPCLANLNITKTIVNPDGSTKRPGENWSFKAEALPNNIVLTYDSSGTPRSTAPNQTKQTDLFGKTTFGIGSQENQLVSVQELIPADSPYKLYPQKANKNAVCTMKKFNTSTQQIDTIAVPVTNSGNTGFDLNMIYESSLGAVRSVDCEVKNVEELAEISKQPTVGAPQIVNPDGTASLTYTIEVSNPAVGPISSGPVKEIFRLPASVEINGNVKLDFPEIVGSTVTGDIRTIPAADISLNKEVVIAQKIDLEQGVSQKITVTIPVKVKDMVGVNWYELGRCDGNGGAVSATGVPNSVAMAKDGDPSNNNACIPLTPPEMPLLKISKVAYDGDKDELNDVGLDGAEFGLYYDLNGKPDFQRGQVVSLGSGVPTRMNVQPGEYWLVETKSPAGYELLAQPVKLQFTGSADGWSAAVADGSGLVYVDTSKEKPATEIWIKVADVTSSKLPRTGGFGIGLPAGIAMLLIAAGFMYGRRRA, from the coding sequence ATGAACAAGCGAAATCCCATCCAACACCACACCATGCTTAAGGAGAATTCGATGAAAGTCACAAAACGACTCACCACGTGTATTTTGGGTATCTTTGGAGCACTGGTGCTAGTGCTGGGTGTTAGTTCTTTCGTGGTCTCTCAGGTACCGGAGGTTCAGGCGCAAACGACGTATCAGACGATTCCGAGCCACATTGATAAGAACAATTCTTCGAAGGCTAAGGGAAACTACCTTTATGTAAATGTGGTAATGGATGGATCGGGCCCCATTCAGAGGGTGGAGATTCCCTTAAATAGCAGCACATCTTTGACAGTAAACACTTGCTCGTTGACAGTGGAAACTGCTGAAATTTCTAATTGCATTTACGACAACGCCGGCAAGAAGATTATTATCGATTTTAAAAGCTCGCTTAATGGGGGTTCAGATTTTATTGGTAACAGTGGCGACGTTCTCAATTTCACTATCGGATTCAAAACTTATATTCAGGGAACCGTTTTTAAATCTGATATGGCCGACGGAGTGTACTTAACTCCAAGTAATTTCCCAGGCGACTCAAAGGTTCTCTCTACCCAATCTGCATCCGCTGCCCCTTCATTCAAAGTTGCCAAAACTGGCTTGACCACCAGTCCTGTGAACGTTGCTGCTAATACTGCCGCAATTTTCAAATACAATATTTCAGTCAGTAATACAACCGGTGGCACTGGGCCAATCCCGAATCCACTTGTTGATACTCCAAAAGTTCCAACGGGATTTACCATCAATTCGGTGACCTTTGCCAACGGAACCTCGGCAGTTTCTGCGTCGCAAAGCGGTGGTAGCTACTCGATTGCGGCGAGTGCTCTTGGAAGTTTTGCTGCGAATGAGACAAAGAACATCACTGTCACTGTTACTGCAACGCCAAACACAACGGTGGAAAAAGATATCGCCACGAGCCCATCGAAATATCAGTGTTCCAGCTTGGCAAATGGTGATGGTGCTTGGAATGAAGCATCGATGAATGGCGAATCCGATTCAGCAGGGACGTCGAACAACTCTGCTTGTATCAAGCTTCAAGCAGCGGCTTCGACAACCACTACCACGACACCGGTTCCGCCAACTACTACAGTGCCAGCTACGCCGACAACGACAACTTCTGTTCCAACGACTCCACAGATCCCGCCATCAGCGACGTATCAAACCGTAGATTCCTACATTGATATGTCGAAGTACCCGGCTTATGCAATTTATGATCAACTGTACCTAGATGTGGTCTCGAACGGCGAGGGCGAAGTAAAGGCTATTACCATCGATTTTCCAGACAACTTGGATTTCACTCTTAAAGATGTCGGTTTGAAAGTTGGCTATGGAGACTTTAATGGATTCGTCGATTCATGGACACGTGATCCAAAAACAGGCTTGATCACAGTCAATTTCAAGCCGGGGCTGCAGACGTATGAAGGCCAGCGGTTCTCATTCAATTTCAATTTTCATCAGTACTTTACCAACGGCACCTCGACAGTAAAGTTTCCGGCGGACTTTACCGATAATTCCACGATTTATCTTACGGCTCCAGTGACGGCGCCAGGTGCCGCATTCCAGCTGGAAAAGCGTGCTAGTACTACTACGCCTGTGGCATTGGAAGGGGCGAAACAAACCACATTGGCTTATGAAATTGAAGTGACAAATGTTGGTGACCTTGGTGGAAAGCTACCTGCAGGTATTTTAGATGGTTTGCAATTGCCGAACGGCATGACCATTGACGGGGCAGCGTTCTCGCTAAATGGCTCAAATATCGCGACGACTATCAACGGTTCCAACTTTGAAATTTCTCCAGCCGCTCTTGGAGAGTTTGCGGCTGGTGAGACTAAAACCATTGCAGTGGAAGTAAAAGCCACTCCGGACGCCAATTTGGCCAAAGATGTAGCGGCAAATCCTAAGAACTACACCTGCGGCGATATAGCTAAGAAAGATGGACTCTGGAACAAAGTGAGTCTCGTAGGAGAGCGCGACACGTCACTGAAGGCTGTTACCAACAATTCGGCTTGCATTCGTCCGTTTTCGACTGCCAACACCGGTCCAGATCTAGAAACAGTTCTAGACGATATTTCCTACCTGCCGGATTCGCTTCAGAATCCTCCGCTCCAGCAACGATGTGGTCAGAACGTTGCAATAATATTTGATGTATCGACTTCTATTGGCAGCACTGGATTAAGCAATGTAAAAAACGCTGGCAATTCGATAGTCGATGCACTTGCGGGAACTAGCGCGAATATCGGATTGTTCAATTTTGCGACAAATGCTCCATATGTTGAAAGTGCAGTTCAAAAAACTCCACTAAGTATGCAGGATGCCACCAATGTCGGCACCTTAAAGGATAAAATTGGAAGCCTTAGCATACCTGGAACTTTTGAAGGTGGCACTAACTGGGAGGGCGGACTTCAACAGGTGCTCAACTCGGGAGTACATTACGATGCGGTCTACTTTGTGACTGACGGCCAACCGACCACCAGCATGTCTCGTACTGATTCACCGGCAAACGGAAAAGGAGATTTGGATTACGGCTTGTATACGCATACCTCAGAAGTTGCCGCTGCAATTGACGTAGCCAATCAACTTAAGCTATCGGGTACACATATTGAAGCTATTACTGTCAACTTGCCCACCAAAACCGAAATTCTTCTTAAAGAATCAGTTTATATCTATGCTCAAGCGGGAACTGATGACAATTGGACTGATGGCAAGTTCTGGGTGGACAATGTGAATTTCTCTGGTCTGCTTTCTAATGCCGTTGATGGAGGATCATCCAAGATTAAACAGTATCCCGGATCGGGGCAGTGGTCGACCAGCACTGACGTAACGAGGGATGAGTCCTTGTGGGCTGACGGGCGAATGTCGCCTGCGGACATGATGAATCATGTAGTGGGGCCAAACCAACTGGACGGTTCAAAGTACGCTGTTTCTCCAGTGGGTGATTTTACCAAGATGGCCGCACAGCTCCGCAACCTTATCGTTGGACCTTGTCTAGCAAACCTGAATATTACCAAGACCATCGTGAATCCAGACGGGTCTACCAAACGTCCCGGTGAAAACTGGTCCTTTAAGGCGGAGGCGCTTCCAAACAACATTGTTTTGACCTACGACTCAAGCGGCACTCCAAGGTCAACTGCACCGAATCAGACCAAACAGACGGATCTATTCGGAAAGACAACTTTCGGTATTGGATCTCAGGAGAATCAACTGGTTTCCGTGCAAGAGCTCATTCCAGCTGACTCACCGTACAAGCTTTACCCACAAAAAGCGAACAAGAACGCAGTTTGTACAATGAAGAAGTTCAACACGTCAACTCAACAGATTGATACGATCGCCGTCCCCGTCACCAATAGTGGCAACACAGGATTCGATCTGAATATGATTTATGAGTCTTCGCTCGGTGCTGTGCGTTCCGTTGATTGTGAGGTTAAAAACGTTGAAGAGCTCGCCGAGATCAGTAAACAACCAACCGTCGGCGCGCCGCAGATCGTAAACCCTGACGGGACAGCCTCTCTCACTTACACGATCGAAGTGAGCAACCCGGCAGTTGGCCCCATTAGTTCTGGGCCAGTGAAAGAAATTTTCCGACTCCCCGCATCTGTAGAGATTAACGGTAACGTGAAACTTGATTTCCCCGAAATAGTCGGCTCGACCGTGACCGGAGATATTCGGACCATCCCAGCGGCAGACATCTCACTTAATAAGGAAGTCGTAATCGCTCAGAAAATCGATCTTGAGCAGGGGGTAAGCCAGAAGATTACAGTGACGATCCCTGTCAAGGTGAAAGACATGGTCGGGGTGAATTGGTATGAGCTAGGTAGGTGTGACGGTAATGGAGGGGCGGTGTCTGCTACCGGCGTACCTAACTCGGTGGCGATGGCTAAGGACGGAGACCCGTCGAATAACAATGCTTGTATTCCTCTAACACCTCCAGAGATGCCACTGCTCAAGATATCTAAAGTTGCATACGATGGTGACAAAGATGAGCTCAATGACGTTGGTCTCGACGGGGCTGAGTTCGGTCTTTACTACGATCTGAACGGGAAACCCGATTTTCAGCGGGGTCAAGTTGTTTCTCTTGGAAGTGGCGTGCCTACAAGGATGAATGTCCAGCCAGGAGAATACTGGTTGGTAGAAACTAAATCTCCAGCCGGTTATGAGCTTCTTGCGCAGCCAGTCAAGCTGCAGTTCACGGGCAGTGCAGACGGTTGGTCCGCTGCAGTCGCTGATGGAAGTGGCCTAGTGTACGTGGATACCTCTAAGGAGAAACCGGCAACCGAAATTTGGATTAAGGTCGCTGACGTGACTTCATCAAAGCTCCCACGCACCGGTGGCTTCGGCATCGGCCTCCCGGCAGGAATCGCAATGCTCCTCATCGCAGCCGGTTTCATGTACGGCCGACGACGCGCATAA
- a CDS encoding class C sortase, protein MHTVVREKEPQAQRKLSSVLVPVLLVLAGLCVLLYPVVATQWNNIRQTKVAEAYSQYEQTVPAEVINKELEDAISYNDHRGESAVTDPWSGTQDERSAGFQEYKKQLDSYDAMGRVVIPSAQVNLPIYHGTSHEVLQKGVGHLYGTDLPVGGVGKHAVMTGHTGLQNATLFDNLAKAVVGDAIYIQSAGQKMKYKVYRIDTVLPTEVESLKRVDGQDLITLITCTPYGINSHRLLVHAERVPMDPSDEKFFEESGFHWQWWMWAIVIGSAIVLLLLVLWIRKMLRRNKQ, encoded by the coding sequence ATGCACACCGTGGTAAGAGAGAAGGAGCCACAGGCGCAGCGCAAACTGTCCAGCGTGCTGGTGCCTGTCCTTCTCGTGCTCGCTGGGCTGTGCGTGCTGCTCTACCCAGTCGTGGCCACCCAGTGGAATAACATTCGGCAGACGAAGGTTGCTGAGGCGTACTCGCAGTACGAGCAGACCGTACCGGCAGAGGTCATTAATAAGGAGCTGGAAGATGCCATCTCCTACAACGACCACCGCGGTGAGTCCGCCGTCACCGACCCCTGGTCCGGCACCCAAGATGAACGCTCTGCCGGATTCCAGGAATACAAGAAACAACTGGACTCCTACGACGCGATGGGGCGCGTAGTCATTCCATCCGCGCAGGTGAACCTGCCGATTTACCACGGCACCAGCCATGAAGTGCTGCAAAAGGGTGTGGGCCACCTCTATGGGACCGACCTTCCAGTGGGAGGCGTCGGCAAGCATGCCGTCATGACTGGCCACACCGGCCTCCAGAACGCCACGCTCTTCGACAATCTTGCCAAGGCCGTAGTCGGCGACGCCATTTACATCCAGTCCGCCGGCCAGAAAATGAAGTACAAGGTGTACCGCATCGACACCGTGCTGCCGACCGAGGTCGAGAGCCTCAAGCGTGTCGACGGCCAGGACCTCATCACCCTCATCACGTGCACGCCATACGGCATCAACAGCCACCGGTTGCTCGTGCATGCTGAACGCGTACCGATGGATCCGTCGGACGAGAAGTTCTTTGAAGAAAGCGGCTTCCACTGGCAATGGTGGATGTGGGCGATCGTTATTGGATCTGCAATTGTCTTGCTCTTGCTGGTCCTCTGGATAAGAAAGATGCTTCGGAGGAATAAACAATGA